A part of Variovorax sp. HW608 genomic DNA contains:
- a CDS encoding Bug family tripartite tricarboxylate transporter substrate binding protein, protein MMFLNKRLRAVVGAMGLALAAAAAYGQAVPKTVRLIVAYPSGGVSDVVARALADKLSAQLGVTFIVENRAGASGTIGMDAVAKAAPNGATLGFSSVSPLVLNPHLTKSPFDPLKDIAPVASVMYSPVLLLATPATGTRDFKTLLDDARARPGAVRWATSGQASLGHIVLEQVRAAANVDITHIPYKGGGQQLNDAVGGQFEILSTNAGPSVAAQIQTGKLRPLAVAAPKRLESLPKVPTLAELGYGDANQSSLFGVFAPAGTSPILIEKYNVEINKALASPDLRARLQSTDNVPTGGRAEEFATEIASEFESNGRIVRAAAIKPE, encoded by the coding sequence ATGATGTTCTTGAATAAACGCTTGCGAGCCGTCGTGGGCGCCATGGGGCTTGCCCTAGCCGCAGCGGCTGCGTACGGGCAAGCGGTGCCCAAGACCGTCCGGCTCATCGTGGCCTATCCCTCGGGCGGCGTCAGCGACGTGGTCGCGCGCGCGCTGGCCGACAAGCTCTCGGCGCAACTCGGCGTCACCTTCATCGTCGAGAACCGGGCCGGCGCGAGCGGCACCATCGGCATGGACGCGGTCGCGAAGGCCGCGCCCAACGGGGCGACGCTGGGCTTCTCGTCCGTCAGCCCGCTGGTGCTCAACCCGCACCTCACCAAGTCGCCCTTCGATCCGCTGAAGGACATCGCGCCGGTGGCCAGCGTGATGTATTCGCCGGTGCTGCTGCTCGCGACACCGGCCACCGGCACGCGCGATTTCAAGACCCTGCTCGACGATGCGCGCGCACGTCCCGGTGCGGTGCGCTGGGCCACGTCGGGGCAGGCCTCGCTCGGCCACATCGTGCTCGAGCAGGTGCGCGCAGCGGCGAATGTCGACATCACGCACATCCCTTACAAGGGGGGTGGCCAGCAGCTGAACGATGCGGTCGGCGGACAGTTCGAGATCCTCTCGACCAACGCCGGCCCGTCGGTCGCGGCGCAGATCCAGACCGGCAAGCTGCGCCCGCTGGCGGTAGCTGCGCCGAAGCGGCTCGAGAGCCTGCCCAAGGTGCCGACGCTGGCCGAACTGGGCTACGGGGACGCCAACCAGTCCTCGCTCTTCGGCGTCTTCGCGCCGGCGGGGACGTCGCCGATCCTGATCGAGAAGTACAACGTCGAGATCAACAAGGCGCTCGCGAGTCCCGATCTCCGCGCTCGGCTGCAATCGACCGACAACGTGCCGACCGGCGGCCGTGCCGAAGAGTTCGCGACCGAGATCGCGAGCGAGTTCGAGAGCAATGGGCGGATCGTGCGGGCGGCCGCGATCAAGCCCGAGTGA
- a CDS encoding VOC family protein: MIVGMNHFTVIAEDPKATLDFYTGLLGLRVGHRPDLGFDGAWLYGDAPQSVLHLFFDRPAPAQRAGVIDHIAFTARGLREMKARFDDSGTKYDLRRLAGAGTWQLFCHDPNGAKVELDFDPSETLYTNLRSID; encoded by the coding sequence ATGATCGTCGGCATGAACCACTTCACCGTGATCGCGGAGGACCCGAAGGCGACGCTGGACTTCTACACCGGCCTGCTCGGCCTGCGGGTCGGCCACCGGCCCGACCTCGGCTTCGATGGCGCATGGCTCTACGGCGATGCGCCGCAGTCGGTGCTGCACCTCTTCTTCGACCGCCCGGCGCCCGCCCAGCGCGCGGGCGTGATCGACCACATTGCCTTCACCGCGCGGGGCTTGCGCGAAATGAAGGCGCGGTTCGATGACAGCGGCACGAAGTACGACCTGCGCCGGCTCGCCGGCGCAGGGACGTGGCAACTGTTCTGCCACGACCCGAACGGTGCGAAGGTGGAGCTGGATTTCGATCCGTCGGAGACGCTTTATACCAATTTGCGTTCAATAGATTAG
- the ltrA gene encoding group II intron reverse transcriptase/maturase, producing MSHRRGKSDCCVVPKKLPNKAAGEAPAAAEVVEGRRQAKGNAIAARMSRRSVRVYDMGTALDGIRQTAKGRRDARFTGLLHHIYAVERLRAAYLALKRDAAAGVDGQTWQTYGQDLEGNLLELSERLARGGYRPQPVKRVYIDKADGSKRPLGVPALEDKLVQRATVEVLNAIYEQDFLGFSYGFRPGRSAHNALDAVAVGVGARKVNWILDADIAKFFDTIERDWLVKFIEHRVADTRVVRLIKKWLHAGVLEDGRLTQGELGTVQGGSISPLLANIYLHYALDLWVKQWRGRHARGDVIVVRYADDWVAGFQFRDDAERFQRAVAERLGQFGLKLHPEKTRLIEFGRFAHENRRRKGQGKPQTFDFLGFTHCCGTTRKGKFMVLRLTSAKRLRAKLQVIKLELRRRMHQPIPEQGQYLRAVVTGHARYFGVPCNGARLRTFRHQVVGLWHRTLCRRSQSHDLPWRRMYRLMAHWLPVPNICHPYPHQRLIVMTQGRSRMR from the coding sequence ATGAGCCACAGGCGCGGGAAGTCGGACTGCTGCGTAGTACCGAAGAAGCTGCCGAACAAGGCTGCGGGGGAAGCTCCTGCGGCGGCGGAGGTGGTGGAGGGAAGGCGGCAGGCCAAGGGAAATGCCATCGCGGCGCGCATGTCCCGCAGATCGGTGCGGGTCTATGACATGGGAACCGCGCTCGATGGCATACGACAGACGGCAAAGGGCCGTCGTGATGCGAGGTTCACGGGACTGCTGCATCACATCTACGCGGTCGAACGCCTGCGGGCGGCTTACCTCGCGCTCAAGCGCGACGCGGCCGCCGGGGTGGACGGCCAGACCTGGCAGACGTACGGACAGGACCTGGAGGGCAATCTCCTGGAGTTGTCCGAGCGGCTGGCCCGAGGGGGCTACCGGCCCCAGCCTGTGAAGAGGGTGTACATCGACAAGGCCGACGGCAGCAAGCGCCCGCTGGGCGTGCCGGCGCTGGAGGACAAGCTCGTCCAGCGTGCCACGGTCGAAGTGTTGAACGCCATCTACGAGCAGGACTTCCTCGGGTTCAGCTACGGCTTCAGGCCCGGGCGCAGCGCGCACAACGCGCTGGATGCCGTGGCGGTGGGTGTGGGCGCAAGGAAGGTGAACTGGATACTCGATGCGGACATCGCCAAGTTCTTCGACACGATCGAAAGGGACTGGCTGGTGAAGTTCATCGAACATCGCGTGGCTGACACGCGCGTGGTGCGGCTGATCAAGAAATGGCTGCACGCGGGCGTGCTGGAGGACGGCAGGCTCACGCAAGGTGAGTTGGGGACGGTTCAGGGCGGGAGCATCAGTCCGCTGCTGGCCAACATCTACCTGCACTATGCGTTGGACCTGTGGGTGAAGCAGTGGAGGGGGCGCCATGCCCGGGGTGACGTGATCGTCGTGCGCTACGCCGACGATTGGGTTGCGGGGTTCCAGTTCCGTGATGACGCCGAGCGCTTCCAGCGCGCGGTGGCCGAGCGGCTGGGCCAGTTCGGGTTGAAGCTGCATCCCGAGAAGACGCGGCTGATCGAGTTCGGGCGCTTCGCCCACGAGAACCGACGCCGCAAGGGACAAGGCAAGCCGCAGACCTTCGACTTCCTGGGGTTCACGCATTGCTGCGGGACGACCCGAAAGGGCAAGTTCATGGTCCTGCGACTCACCAGTGCCAAACGCCTGCGAGCCAAGCTGCAGGTGATCAAGCTCGAACTCAGAAGGCGCATGCACCAACCCATCCCGGAGCAGGGCCAGTACCTGCGGGCGGTGGTGACTGGGCATGCGCGCTACTTCGGCGTGCCGTGCAACGGCGCGCGGCTGAGGACATTCCGCCATCAGGTCGTCGGGCTGTGGCATCGCACGCTGTGCCGCCGCAGCCAGAGCCACGACCTGCCTTGGCGACGCATGTATCGCTTGATGGCGCACTGGCTGCCTGTCCCGAACATCTGCCACCCCTACCCGCACCAGCGTCTGATCGTCATGACCCAAGGCAGGAGCCGTATGCGGTAG
- the hslO gene encoding Hsp33 family molecular chaperone HslO, whose product MSELHKFLFEGLPVRGMIVRLTESWQEVLARRASNSDTGAYPQPVAELLGEITAAATLMQANIKFNGSLILQIFGDGPVKVAVAEVKPDLSLRSTAKAIGEIAADAKLSDMVNAHGKGRCAITLDPKDKLPGQQPYQGVVPLIDENGRKLERMSDILQHYMLQSEQLDTTLVLAADDKIAAGLLIQRLPVKGEANLEGTAEGGREQVQQDQIGHNEDYNRISILASSLTRDELLTLDVDTILRRLFWEEKLLRFEPQTGMLGPHFACTCGRARVENMIRGLGREEAESILAERDNIEVGCDFCGKQYHFDAVDAAQIFTAPGNQMPGSAVVQ is encoded by the coding sequence ATGTCTGAACTCCACAAGTTCCTGTTCGAAGGCCTGCCGGTGCGCGGGATGATCGTGCGCCTGACGGAGTCCTGGCAGGAAGTGCTGGCGCGCCGCGCGTCCAATTCCGACACCGGCGCCTATCCGCAGCCGGTGGCCGAACTGCTCGGCGAGATCACCGCCGCGGCCACGCTGATGCAGGCCAACATCAAGTTCAACGGGTCGCTGATCCTGCAGATCTTCGGCGACGGGCCGGTCAAGGTCGCGGTGGCCGAGGTCAAGCCCGACCTGAGCCTGCGCTCGACGGCCAAGGCGATCGGGGAGATCGCGGCGGATGCGAAGCTGTCGGACATGGTCAATGCGCACGGCAAGGGCCGCTGCGCGATCACGCTCGATCCCAAGGACAAGCTGCCGGGCCAGCAGCCCTATCAGGGCGTGGTGCCGCTCATCGACGAGAACGGCCGCAAGCTCGAGCGCATGAGCGACATCCTCCAGCACTACATGCTGCAAAGCGAGCAGCTGGACACCACGCTGGTGCTGGCCGCCGACGACAAGATCGCGGCCGGGCTCCTGATCCAGCGCCTGCCGGTCAAGGGCGAGGCCAATCTGGAAGGCACCGCCGAGGGCGGCCGCGAGCAGGTGCAGCAGGACCAGATCGGGCACAACGAGGACTACAACCGCATCTCGATCCTGGCGTCGAGCCTCACGCGCGACGAGTTGCTGACGCTGGACGTCGACACGATCCTTCGCCGCCTGTTCTGGGAAGAGAAGCTGCTGCGCTTCGAGCCGCAGACGGGCATGCTCGGCCCGCACTTCGCGTGCACCTGCGGCCGCGCGCGCGTGGAGAACATGATCCGCGGCCTCGGCCGCGAAGAAGCCGAGAGCATCCTCGCGGAGCGCGACAACATCGAGGTCGGCTGCGATTTCTGCGGCAAGCAGTACCACTTCGATGCGGTGGACGCGGCGCAGATCTTCACTGCGCCCGGCAATCAGATGCCGGGCAGCGCGGTCGTCCAGTAG
- a CDS encoding winged helix-turn-helix domain-containing protein produces MKSLIVGDKATVMRLAERLKQADSHAQYQRIQCVLIRATLGSSAAQIAQLLGWSTTTVHVMHSRWAKEGDAIFDLRGRGGRHHQHLSAEQEQELLAPFVERAQAGGMLTVAEIQQAYQKQLGKAVAPSTIYRLLDRHGWRKVVPRPRHPKADVAAQAAFKKTPPPGTPRGRAPG; encoded by the coding sequence ATGAAGAGTCTGATCGTTGGGGATAAGGCGACCGTGATGCGCTTGGCAGAACGGCTCAAGCAAGCCGACAGCCATGCGCAGTACCAGCGCATCCAGTGCGTGCTGATCAGGGCCACGCTGGGCAGCTCGGCCGCGCAGATTGCACAGTTGCTGGGTTGGTCAACCACCACCGTGCATGTGATGCACTCTCGATGGGCCAAGGAAGGTGATGCCATCTTCGATCTTCGAGGCCGCGGTGGCAGACACCACCAGCATTTGAGCGCCGAACAGGAGCAGGAGTTGCTGGCACCCTTCGTCGAACGCGCACAGGCAGGCGGGATGTTGACGGTAGCTGAGATCCAGCAGGCCTACCAGAAGCAACTCGGCAAGGCGGTGGCGCCCTCGACGATCTATCGGCTGCTCGACCGTCACGGCTGGCGCAAGGTCGTGCCCCGGCCCCGGCATCCCAAGGCGGACGTCGCGGCACAGGCCGCCTTTAAAAAAACTCCGCCGCCAGGTACGCCAAGAGGTCGTGCGCCAGGCTGA
- a CDS encoding IS630 family transposase yields MPRRTSRHRPPLKKLRRQVRQEVVRQAEQGRAVRLMFQDEGRFGLLGTPRRCWAPHRIRPVVGARLERKYIYAFSAVSPHDGVMDSLVLPWVNAETMSLFLAEVAQRHVEEFIVMVMDQAGWHLAGQLAVPDHMRLIYLPPYSPELNPAEHLWEAIREDCFANHVFANLDAVERALTTGLVALESDHERTRSMTGFDWITSISLNAT; encoded by the coding sequence ATCCCAAGGCGGACGTCGCGGCACAGGCCGCCTTTAAAAAAACTCCGCCGCCAGGTACGCCAAGAGGTCGTGCGCCAGGCTGAACAAGGTCGCGCGGTGCGGCTGATGTTCCAGGACGAGGGGCGATTCGGATTGCTGGGCACGCCGCGTCGCTGCTGGGCGCCACACCGCATTCGACCTGTCGTCGGCGCTCGCCTGGAGCGCAAGTACATCTATGCCTTCAGTGCCGTCAGCCCACACGACGGCGTGATGGACAGCCTCGTGCTGCCCTGGGTGAACGCCGAGACCATGTCGCTATTCCTGGCCGAGGTCGCCCAGCGCCATGTCGAGGAATTCATCGTGATGGTCATGGACCAGGCGGGCTGGCATCTGGCAGGTCAACTCGCGGTCCCGGATCACATGCGACTGATCTACCTGCCTCCGTACAGCCCCGAACTCAACCCGGCCGAGCATCTGTGGGAGGCGATTCGCGAGGACTGCTTTGCCAACCATGTCTTCGCCAACCTCGACGCCGTCGAACGCGCCCTCACGACAGGGCTGGTGGCGCTCGAATCAGATCACGAGAGAACCCGATCGATGACCGGTTTCGATTGGATAACTTCTATATCTTTGAACGCAACTTAG
- a CDS encoding AAA family ATPase produces MTPALPVGCVIAVLGARGTGKSELANALAARLLQRGIAAELVTDPAPRSPTYRQQAEAAFEQTNRIAEAARRGVVIADSTALAAAVDADMRFGETALYDHALAAHRSHAITLLMALDLLPTDGTAPDALAQAEKADALLRAALARAGSPYAVIHGRGPERLASAWNAINARAEDAGVSSSSGRTASGERAWFWPCDKCSDPACEHRLFRDLIARRP; encoded by the coding sequence ATGACGCCCGCTCTTCCCGTCGGTTGCGTGATTGCAGTGCTGGGTGCCCGGGGCACCGGCAAGAGCGAACTCGCGAATGCGCTCGCTGCGCGGCTCTTGCAGCGCGGCATCGCCGCCGAGCTGGTGACCGATCCCGCGCCCCGATCGCCGACGTATCGGCAACAGGCCGAAGCGGCCTTCGAGCAGACGAATCGCATCGCCGAAGCAGCCCGGCGCGGCGTGGTGATCGCGGATTCGACCGCACTCGCGGCCGCAGTCGATGCCGACATGCGGTTCGGCGAAACCGCGCTCTACGATCACGCGCTGGCCGCGCACCGCAGCCATGCGATCACGCTGCTGATGGCGCTCGATCTGCTGCCCACGGACGGCACCGCCCCCGATGCACTGGCGCAGGCGGAAAAAGCCGACGCGCTCCTGCGCGCCGCCCTCGCCCGCGCCGGATCGCCCTACGCCGTCATCCACGGCCGCGGCCCGGAACGGCTCGCCAGCGCCTGGAACGCGATCAACGCGCGGGCCGAGGATGCCGGCGTCAGTTCGAGCTCGGGCCGGACCGCCTCCGGCGAACGCGCCTGGTTCTGGCCCTGCGACAAGTGCTCCGACCCGGCCTGCGAGCACAGGCTCTTTCGCGATCTCATCGCGCGGCGCCCCTAG
- a CDS encoding ferritin-like domain-containing protein, with translation MHPRLGALAALRLTDPEQKVAATRALFAQLAGRPLSLQPVRSPGDDAGVPGRPERPLRVSATAVEKRSPFTPEGRAALIHSICHIEFNAINLALDAAWRFDGMPEDFYRDWLRTADEEAQHFTLLHAHLQGMGHCYGDFTGHDGLWSMCEKTKDDIVARMALVPRTLEARGLDATPLIQAKLRRVNTPDALAACAILDIILCDEVGHVAIGNRWYRWLCEREGLDPVSHYRVLYRRHEAPRLKAPFNLDARAQAGFTDEELRALAQP, from the coding sequence ATGCACCCCCGCCTTGGCGCCCTCGCTGCGCTGCGCCTCACGGACCCCGAACAGAAGGTCGCCGCCACCCGCGCGCTGTTCGCCCAACTGGCCGGACGGCCCCTGTCACTGCAACCGGTGCGCTCGCCCGGCGACGATGCCGGCGTGCCCGGCCGGCCGGAGCGCCCGCTGCGCGTCTCGGCCACCGCGGTCGAGAAACGTTCGCCCTTCACGCCCGAAGGCCGCGCGGCGCTGATCCATTCGATCTGCCACATCGAGTTCAACGCGATCAACCTCGCGCTGGACGCCGCATGGCGCTTCGATGGCATGCCCGAGGATTTCTATCGCGACTGGCTCCGCACCGCGGACGAAGAGGCGCAGCACTTCACGCTGCTGCACGCGCACCTGCAGGGCATGGGCCACTGCTACGGCGACTTCACCGGCCACGACGGCCTGTGGTCCATGTGCGAGAAGACCAAGGATGACATCGTCGCGCGCATGGCACTGGTGCCGCGCACGCTCGAAGCGCGCGGACTCGATGCGACGCCGCTGATCCAGGCCAAGCTGCGCCGCGTCAACACGCCGGATGCGCTCGCGGCCTGCGCGATCCTCGACATCATCCTCTGCGACGAGGTCGGCCATGTCGCGATCGGCAATCGCTGGTATCGCTGGCTCTGCGAGCGCGAAGGGCTCGATCCGGTCTCGCACTACCGCGTGCTGTACCGCCGCCACGAGGCGCCGCGCCTCAAGGCGCCGTTCAATCTGGACGCTCGGGCGCAGGCGGGCTTCACTGACGAGGAACTGCGCGCCCTCGCACAGCCCTGA
- a CDS encoding chloride channel protein, producing MNREPDFLAHLRAELSGGRMWIDRAIVLCYAIAAGLLVVGFTLISDWVFGHFQRLYGRWPWAILLTTPLITAGIVWLTRRYFPGAGGSGIPQVKAALHQDLPHEKRFFFASLRLTLAKIGLGAAGFAAGLSIGREGPSVQVAAGVMQHARRWLSPGSTIDGRALLVAGGAAGIAAAFNAPLAGVVFAIEELTGRLETRSSGLIITAIVLAGLVAVSVFGNVSYFGVIHVPRLGWDLLGPGLLVALASGAAGGLFARLMTASLTGASGRFNTWRARYPVRFAAALGLCVAIIGLATGGITFGAGSEAVKQMLRGHDELTPLYTLLKFVATWLTAWSGVPGGIFAPSLSIGAGIGDAISAIANADLAPALIAMGMAAFLAAVTQAPLTAIIIVMEMVDGHSMVLSLMAAAMLASLVSRMISRPLYDTLAEYMVWRARDETGYAPPAAAEREGAASVSP from the coding sequence ATGAATCGCGAGCCTGATTTTCTTGCGCACCTGCGCGCCGAACTATCGGGCGGCCGCATGTGGATCGACCGGGCCATCGTGCTTTGCTATGCCATCGCCGCCGGATTGCTCGTGGTGGGCTTCACCCTGATCAGCGACTGGGTGTTCGGACACTTCCAGCGCCTCTACGGCCGCTGGCCCTGGGCCATTCTTCTGACCACGCCGCTCATCACCGCGGGCATCGTGTGGCTGACCCGGCGTTACTTCCCCGGCGCGGGCGGCTCGGGCATTCCGCAGGTCAAGGCGGCGCTGCATCAGGACCTGCCGCACGAGAAGCGCTTCTTCTTCGCCTCGCTGCGGCTCACGCTCGCCAAGATCGGGCTCGGCGCGGCGGGCTTCGCGGCCGGGTTGTCGATCGGGCGCGAAGGCCCTTCGGTGCAGGTCGCCGCCGGCGTGATGCAGCATGCGCGGCGCTGGCTTTCGCCGGGCAGCACGATCGACGGACGCGCGCTGCTGGTGGCCGGCGGGGCGGCCGGCATCGCGGCGGCGTTCAATGCGCCGCTCGCGGGCGTGGTGTTCGCGATCGAGGAACTGACGGGGCGGCTCGAGACACGCTCCAGCGGCCTGATCATCACCGCGATCGTCCTGGCCGGCCTGGTGGCGGTGTCGGTGTTCGGCAACGTGAGCTACTTCGGCGTGATCCACGTGCCGCGGCTGGGCTGGGATTTGCTCGGGCCCGGGCTGCTGGTGGCGCTGGCGAGCGGCGCCGCGGGCGGGCTGTTCGCGCGGCTCATGACCGCCTCGCTGACCGGCGCAAGCGGACGCTTCAATACATGGCGGGCGCGCTATCCGGTGCGCTTCGCGGCCGCGCTCGGACTGTGCGTCGCCATCATCGGGCTCGCCACGGGCGGCATCACCTTCGGCGCGGGTTCGGAAGCCGTCAAGCAGATGCTCCGGGGCCATGACGAGCTGACGCCGCTCTACACGCTCCTCAAGTTCGTCGCCACCTGGCTCACGGCCTGGAGCGGCGTGCCGGGCGGCATCTTCGCGCCTTCGCTGTCGATCGGCGCGGGCATCGGCGATGCGATCTCGGCGATCGCCAATGCCGACCTCGCGCCCGCGCTCATCGCGATGGGCATGGCGGCCTTCCTCGCGGCGGTGACGCAGGCGCCGCTCACCGCCATCATCATCGTGATGGAGATGGTCGACGGCCACTCGATGGTGCTGAGCCTGATGGCCGCCGCGATGCTGGCCAGCCTGGTCTCGCGCATGATCAGCCGGCCGCTCTACGACACGCTCGCCGAATACATGGTCTGGCGCGCACGCGACGAAACCGGCTACGCACCCCCTGCCGCGGCGGAACGCGAAGGCGCCGCGAGCGTCAGCCCGTAG
- a CDS encoding MFS transporter, which translates to MKSNGLFRGWYIVGAVHVLLALIFGAAYSFGAFFSSIQANFDAGRFSTASIFSVTALIYYAVGVFSGALSDRSSVRVVTGAGIVLLSLGFLLSSLLSSSLVLFLGAFCVLVGLGVGLVYVPAVSTIQRWFVVRRSSASGIALAGTGLGTLVGPMVAGLLMRHFSWQVTMQVYAGAIALLGLAAAMSLRGRPEELGLHADGIAVRAGLADLQAQGGLALGEAALTVRFWWFFAAIFFGSIGLFLALVHINPYAQQQGLSMTQANLLIGLIGVGNILGRLVLGRIGDKIGALRFLVWLTVSLAVLCALWSVAYGFVGLAVFALLFGAANGGCIALYPAVAASWFGTKSLGAILGALYIAVGIAAVAGGSLAGLLFDLYESYTLSIMLAGACALLSAVAVLMADRADGSGHRAFRAVRGRAVPRQ; encoded by the coding sequence ATGAAAAGCAACGGTCTGTTCAGGGGCTGGTACATCGTGGGTGCGGTCCACGTTCTGCTGGCGTTGATCTTCGGCGCGGCGTATTCCTTCGGCGCGTTCTTTTCCAGCATCCAGGCGAACTTCGATGCGGGCCGTTTCTCCACCGCATCCATCTTCTCAGTGACCGCGTTGATCTACTACGCGGTGGGTGTGTTCTCGGGCGCGCTCAGCGACAGAAGCTCCGTTCGCGTCGTGACGGGCGCGGGCATCGTGCTGTTGTCCCTGGGCTTTCTGCTCAGCAGCCTTCTGTCGTCTTCGCTCGTGCTGTTCCTCGGCGCCTTTTGCGTGCTGGTCGGTCTTGGCGTGGGGCTTGTTTATGTGCCGGCTGTTTCGACCATCCAGCGCTGGTTCGTCGTGCGGCGCAGTTCGGCCTCGGGCATCGCGCTGGCCGGCACGGGGCTGGGAACGCTGGTCGGTCCGATGGTCGCAGGCCTGCTCATGCGCCACTTTTCCTGGCAGGTCACCATGCAGGTCTATGCCGGCGCGATCGCACTCCTGGGCTTGGCTGCCGCGATGAGCCTGAGGGGGCGACCTGAAGAACTTGGCTTGCACGCAGACGGCATCGCTGTGCGTGCCGGGCTGGCCGATCTGCAGGCGCAAGGAGGGCTTGCCTTGGGGGAGGCAGCATTGACGGTCCGGTTCTGGTGGTTCTTCGCCGCCATCTTCTTCGGCTCGATCGGCCTCTTTCTCGCGCTCGTCCACATCAATCCTTACGCGCAGCAGCAGGGGCTTTCGATGACGCAGGCGAACCTGCTCATCGGCCTGATCGGCGTCGGCAACATCCTGGGACGTCTGGTGCTGGGACGGATCGGCGACAAGATCGGCGCGCTGCGATTCCTGGTGTGGCTTACCGTCAGCCTGGCTGTGCTGTGCGCACTCTGGAGCGTGGCGTACGGCTTCGTCGGACTCGCGGTCTTCGCGCTGCTGTTCGGCGCCGCCAACGGCGGATGCATCGCGCTGTATCCGGCGGTGGCGGCAAGCTGGTTCGGCACCAAGAGCCTCGGAGCGATCCTCGGGGCGCTCTACATCGCGGTGGGCATCGCGGCCGTGGCGGGCGGCAGCCTCGCAGGCCTTCTGTTCGATCTCTACGAGAGCTACACGCTGTCGATCATGCTGGCCGGCGCGTGCGCACTGCTGTCGGCCGTGGCGGTGCTGATGGCAGACCGTGCCGACGGCAGCGGCCACCGGGCCTTCAGGGCTGTGCGAGGGCGCGCAGTTCCTCGTCAGTGA
- the xerD gene encoding site-specific tyrosine recombinase XerD — MTAVTESTEIDEFIDALWLEDGLSRNTLAAYRRDLELFAKWLAAERAKALDGAHEIDLQAYMGVRLSDKGKATSANRRLTVFKRYYRWALRERRIAADPSLRLMPARQMPRAIKTLSEKQVDDLLAAPDVETPLGLRDRAMLELMYASGLRVSELVALKVFEMSLNDGVLRVLGKGSKERLVPFGGEARRWIERYLHESRPAILDGQQTQDLFVTNRGAGMTRAMFWVIVKKQAQAAGIHVPLSPHTLRHAFATHLLNHGADLRAVQLLLGHADISTTTIYTHVARERLKQLHAHHHPRG; from the coding sequence ATGACCGCGGTCACCGAATCCACTGAAATCGACGAGTTCATCGACGCCCTCTGGCTGGAGGACGGACTTTCCAGGAACACGCTGGCCGCATACCGCCGCGATCTGGAACTGTTCGCCAAGTGGCTCGCCGCCGAGCGCGCCAAGGCGCTCGATGGCGCGCACGAGATCGACCTGCAGGCCTACATGGGCGTGCGGCTGTCCGACAAGGGCAAGGCGACCTCGGCCAACCGGCGGCTGACCGTGTTCAAGCGCTACTACCGCTGGGCGCTGCGCGAGCGCCGCATCGCGGCCGATCCCAGCCTGCGGCTGATGCCGGCGCGGCAGATGCCGCGTGCGATCAAGACCCTCTCCGAAAAGCAGGTGGACGACCTGCTCGCCGCGCCGGATGTCGAAACGCCGCTCGGCCTGCGCGACCGCGCGATGCTGGAGCTGATGTACGCGAGCGGCCTTCGGGTGAGCGAGCTGGTCGCGCTCAAGGTGTTCGAGATGAGCCTGAACGACGGCGTGCTGCGGGTGCTCGGCAAGGGCAGCAAGGAGCGGCTGGTGCCCTTCGGCGGCGAGGCGCGGCGCTGGATCGAGCGCTACCTGCACGAGTCGCGCCCCGCGATCCTCGACGGCCAGCAGACGCAGGACCTGTTCGTGACGAACCGCGGCGCGGGCATGACGCGCGCGATGTTCTGGGTCATCGTCAAGAAGCAGGCGCAGGCTGCGGGCATCCATGTCCCGCTGTCGCCGCACACGCTGCGGCATGCGTTCGCGACGCACCTGCTCAACCACGGCGCGGACCTTCGGGCGGTGCAATTGCTGCTCGGGCACGCGGACATCTCGACCACCACCATCTACACGCACGTCGCGCGCGAGCGCCTCAAGCAGCTGCACGCGCATCACCACCCGAGAGGATGA
- a CDS encoding gamma carbonic anhydrase family protein — MALYELDGVAPQLGEGAWVADSAQVIGDVVLAENASVWFGAVLRGDTDTLRVGRNSNIQDQSVLHADRGCPLTIGENVTVGHQVMLHGCTVGDNSLIGIQAVVLNNARIGRNCIVGAGSVVTEGKEFPDNSLIIGSPAKVVRTLDEAAAAKLRQSAEHYVENAHRFAKGLKKIA; from the coding sequence ATGGCCTTGTACGAACTCGATGGCGTGGCGCCGCAACTGGGAGAGGGCGCCTGGGTCGCCGACAGTGCACAGGTGATCGGCGATGTGGTGCTGGCCGAGAACGCCAGCGTCTGGTTCGGCGCGGTGCTGCGCGGCGACACCGACACGCTGCGCGTGGGGCGCAACAGCAACATCCAGGACCAGTCGGTGCTGCATGCCGACCGCGGCTGCCCGCTGACCATCGGCGAGAACGTCACGGTCGGCCATCAGGTGATGCTGCACGGCTGCACCGTCGGCGACAACTCGCTGATCGGCATCCAGGCGGTGGTCTTGAATAACGCGAGGATCGGCCGCAATTGCATCGTCGGCGCCGGCAGCGTCGTGACCGAGGGCAAGGAGTTTCCGGACAACTCGCTCATCATCGGGTCGCCCGCCAAGGTGGTCCGCACGCTGGACGAGGCGGCCGCCGCCAAGCTGCGCCAAAGCGCCGAACACTATGTCGAAAACGCCCATCGCTTCGCGAAGGGCCTCAAAAAGATCGCTTGA